A region from the Schistocerca serialis cubense isolate TAMUIC-IGC-003099 chromosome 1, iqSchSeri2.2, whole genome shotgun sequence genome encodes:
- the LOC126477192 gene encoding vesicular acetylcholine transporter, whose amino-acid sequence MSLPARLRGWLTGFAAIASVPIPFADLRSAIWAKLHEPKSQRKLILVIVSIALLLDNMLYMVIVPIIPDYLRYVGAWGPPPTVPPPDPNATTTVAPPKGAPVHRDHHGQDSATGILFASKAMVQLMVNPFSGALIDRIGYDVPMMIGLTIMFLSTAVFACGRSYGVLFFARSLQGVGSAFADTSGLAMIADRFTEESERSKALGIALAFISFGCLVAPPFGGALYQFAGKEVPFLVLAFVSLLDGFMLLLVMKPIKEQIKDSQRERVAGTPIWRLFIDPYIAVCSGALMMSNVALAFLEPTISLWMEDNLTTDNWKIGMIWLPAFFPHVFGVALTVKMAKQYPQYQWLMAAGGLALEGLCCFIIPFATSYKALMVPICGICFGIALIDTALLPTLGYLVDVRYVSVYGSIYAIADISYSVAYAVGPVIAGGVVEAIGFTALNVGIAFANLLYAPALMYLRHIYDFKPLENEANILVGDPPDKQYQTYTMQDQRPVSTDLKNHLEYSRFQEDESQGIQETNVDKALEVNGYAPTVTGGYYQQEQPPQQQYAQEPSYQPQVNQTQAFQSQQPAGAQSYHTAPVQQSYQPAAPTQPFQSQSGYQAQAYQSQGYQQQGYQAQQQGYHQPQNYQVQQGYQPSTQAYQRPTASVARSSQDQAPARQTDTNPFRVAASEPPPVQQPQPLSDKNPFRQGFGY is encoded by the coding sequence ATGAGCCTGCCGGCGCGCCTGCGGGGATGGCTCACCGGCTTCGCGGCCATCGCGTCTGTGCCCATCCCCTTCGCCGACCTGCGCTCCGCCATCTGGGCCAAGCTGCACGAGCCCAAGTCGCAGCGCAAGCTCATCCTTGTCATCGTGTCGATCGCACTACTGCTCGACAACATGCTCTATATGGTGATCGTGCCCATAATCCCCGACTACCTGCGCTACGTTGGCGCTTGGGGTCCACCTCCAACAGTGCCGCCCCCGGACCCCAACGCGACGACCACAGTGGCGCCGCCCAAAGGTGCACCAGTGCATCGGGACCACCACGGACAGGACTCCGCCACGGGGATCTTGTTCGCCAGCAAAGCCATGGTGCAGCTTATGGTGAACCCGTTCTCTGGGGCCCTTATCGATCGCATTGGCTACGACGTGCCCATGATGATCGGCTTAACCATCATGTTCCTGTCGACGGCAGTGTTCGCCTGCGGACGTAGCTACGGCGTACTCTTCTTTGCGCGTAGCTTGCAAGGCGTGGGATCTGCCTTCGCAGACACATCCGGTCTCGCGATGATCGCCGATCGTTTCACGGAGGAGTCAGAGCGCTCCAAAGCCCTGGGTATCGCTCTCGCCTTCATCAGTTTCGGCTGCCTCGTAGCACCACCATTCGGAGGAGCGCTGTATCAGTTCGCTGGAAAGGAGGTTCCCTTCCTGGTACTGGCTTTCGTTTCTCTCCTCGACGGTTTCATGCTTCTTCTTGTCATGAAGCCTATCAAAGAGCAGATCAAAGATTCACAGCGGGAGCGTGTCGCAGGAACTCCAATATGGAGGCTCTTCATCGATCCTTACATCGCTGTGTGTTCTGGAGCACTAATGATGTCCAATGTAGCGCTCGCTTTCCTCGAACCCACAATTTCCCTCTGGATGGAGGACAATCTGACGACGGATAACTGGAAGATCGGAATGATCTGGCTGCCAGCATTCTTCCCTCACGTGTTCGGCGTTGCCCTGACTGTGAAGATGGCAAAACAATATCCTCAGTACCAGTGGTTAATGGCGGCTGGTGGTCTCGCTCTAGAAGGTCTCTGTTGCTTCATAATCCCATTTGCGACGTCGTACAAAGCGCTGATGGTTCCCATATGTGGCATCTGCTTCGGTATAGCGCTGATAGACACCGCGCTCCTACCTACACTTGGCTATCTTGTGGATGTGCGCTACGTCTCTGTGTACGGAAGTATTTACGCCATCGCAGATATCTCATACTCGGTGGCATACGCAGTGGGTCCCGTTATAGCGGGCGGTGTCGTCGAAGCAATCGGCTTCACAGCTCTCAACGTTGGTATTGCTTTCGCAAACCTACTGTACGCCCCTGCATTGATGTATCTCAGGCACATTTATGACTTCAAGCCGTTGGAGAACGAGGCAAATATACTGGTGGGAGATCCGCCCGACAAGCAGTATCAGACCTACACGATGCAAGACCAACGACCGGTTTCTACAGACCTCAAAAATCATCTCGAATACTCTCGCTTTCAGGAGGATGAATCGCAAGGTATTCAGGAGACGAATGTCGACAAGGCATTAGAGGTAAATGGGTATGCCCCCACAGTTACAGGAGGATACTACCAGCAAGAGCAGCCTCCACAACAACAGTATGCTCAGGAGCCAAGTTACCAGCCTCAAGTAAATCAAACTCAAGCTTTCCAGTCACAACAACCAGCAGGAGCGCAATCATACCACACCGCACCAGTCCAGCAAAGCTACCAACCAGCGGCACCGACTCAGCCATTCCAGTCACAAAGTGGGTACCAGGCTCAAGCGTATCAGAGTCAAGGCTATCAGCAACAAGGTTACCAGGCCCAACAGCAGGGATACCATCAACCACAGAATTACCAAGTGCAACAGGGCTACCAACCGTCAACTCAGGCCTACCAGAGGCCTACAGCGAGCGTTGCGAGGTCGTCACAAGATCAGGCTCCGGCTCGGCAAACGGACACGAACCCGTTTAGGGTGGCAGCGAGTGAACCACCACCTGTGCAACAGCCCCAGCCCCTAAGTGACAAGAACCCCTTCAGGCAGGGCTTTGGCtattaa